CAAATAAGTCATCAAGGCTAACACGGGAGCTCTCTTTACGATCTGCTTCTCGTTGCTTAGTCGCTCTAGCTTCACCAATTTGACGCGCTTGTTTTTCGTCTTTAAATACACGGAATTGGTCTCCAGCCTGTGGCACTGAGTTTAATCCGGTAATCTCCACCGGCATAGATGGTCCAGCTGTTTTAACCCGACGGCCTAAATCGTTCACCATTGCTCTTACTTTACCAAAAGCATTTCCTACAACGATTGGATCACCGATGTTTAAAGTACCTGCTTGAACAAGAAGGGTGGCAACTGGACCGCGTCCACGATCAAGCTCCGCTTCTATAACCGTTCCCATCGCTTCTTTGTTTGGATTAGCCTTTAATTCTTCAACTTCCGAGACAAGAAGAATCATTTCAAGCAGGTCGTCAATACCTGTGCCGTTTAATGCCGAGACATTCACAAAAATTGTTTCGCCACCCCACGCTTCTGCTACTAATCCATGCTCAGTTAATTCTTGCATGACACGGTCGGGATTTGCCCCCTCTTTATCAACTTTATTAACAGCAACAATAATTGGAACTTCAGCCGCTTTAGCATGATTGATGGCTTCAACCGTTTGCGGCATAACGCCATCATCTGCTGCCACCACAAGAATGGTGATATCGGTCACTTGTGCACCTCTTGCTCTCATCGTTGTAAAAGCCGCGTGACCAGGCGTATCAAGGAATGTTATTTTTTTACCATTCTCTTCTACTTGATAGGCTCCGATATGTTGGGTAATACCACCAGCTTCTCCAGCAGTCACTTTCGTATGTCGAATACTATCAAGCAAAGTTGTTTTTCCGTGGTCTACATGTCCCATAATTGTGACAACAGGGGAGCGCTCTTGAAGGTCCTCTGGAGCATCATCTTCCGTCAAAGATCTAAAGTCGGTTTCGTCAACGATCACTTCTTCTTCTACTTCCACGCCGAATTCTTCCGCAATGATATCGATAGAATCTTTATCTAATTCTTGATTGATTGTAGCCATAACACCGAGAAACATGAGTTTTTTAATAATTTCAGACGGTTCTTTGTTAAGTTTTTCAGCAAATTCTCCAACTGTAATCGGTGTTGAATAGATGACTTTAGAAGGTGTGCTTTGTTTGCTGTCCACTTTTTTTCCAGCAGTTTGTCTTTGTTGATTAGTTTGCTGCGTGGAACGCTTATTTTTTTTGTTCTTATCTTTTTTGGACGGATTAGCTTGTTTACTTGACTTGTTAACTTCTTCTTTTTTAGGCTTACTCCCCTCTCCATCTTTACGTTGATCTGCACTCTTATTTTGAGAGGATTCCAATTTTTTAATGTCTTCTTCTGTGATGACACTCATATGATTAGAGACATCTACATTTAAATTTTTCAACTGTTCAATCACATCTTTACTTGCTAAATTCTTTTCTTTAGCATATTCATAAATACGCACTTTCTTCATATACATACCTCCTGTATTCATAGCTGAGTCCATAAAATATAGTTCCCCCCTATGAATATTACTCAATAATTGAGCGAAATTTTGTTGCAAATCCTTTATCAATGATGGCTACGGCGACACGTTCACTTTTTCCAATCGCTTGACCGATCGTCAATCTATTTTCAAAAAGTGTATAAGGAATTTTATAATAGTGACATTTATCAGTTATTTTTTTTCTTGTGTTCTCAGAAGCATCGGACGCGATAATCACATGATAAGCTTTTTTATTTTGTATCGCTTTGACGACCAGTTCTTCTCCTGTAATAAGTTTGCTAGCCCTTTGCATAAGACCTAGTAGGGACGACCATTGCGTCATGGCCGGCTCTCTCCACTTAGTTTTAGCAAATCTTCATAAATAGAATCTGGAACCGTGGCCTTTAAATGTCGCGCTAAAGCATTCTTTTTTTGTGCTTCCTTGATCACCACTGCGTCATTTGAGATATAAGCACCTCGTCCAGACTTTTTTGATGTATGGTCAATAAAGACTTCTCCTTCAGGTGATCGAACGATTCTAATAAGTTCTTTTTTCGGTTTCATTTCTTGGGTAATAACACATTTACGAAGAGGTGTTTTCTTTTTCATTACCGTAGTGTCCTCCTTAACGATCTTGATCTTCTTCGTCATTAATCATGAGATCATTGTCGTAAATAGGTTCACTTGTATCTTTTCCTTGACGCTCTAACTCATCCCAATCTGGTTGCGTATCATCAGCTTCTTCATAGGCATCTTCTTTAATCAAAGGGCCATCCGCATTATAAAGTCCTAATTCTTCAGCGTCAGTTTGGCTTTTAATATCAATTTTCCATCCAGTTAATTTAGCTGCAAGACGGGCATTCTGTCCTCGTTTACCAATGGCTAGAGATAATTGATAATCAGGCACTACCACTTGCGTCATTTTTTCCTCTTCATTCACAGTGACTTGTAAAACTTTCGAAGGGCTTAAAGCGTTCGCCACATATATTTTAGGGTCTTCTGACCATTTTACTATATCAATTTTTTCACCTTTTAATTCGTTTACAATCGTTTGAACCCGTTGACCTTTAGGCCCTACACATGATCCTACTGGATCTACGTCTTCATCTTCAGCATGGACGGAAATTTTAGAGCGTTCACCCGCTTCACGAGAAACGGCCTTTACTTCAACTGTCCCATCATAAATTTCAGGAACTTCCAATTCGAACAGGCGCTTAAGGAGTCCAGGGTGGGTTCGAGAAATCATAATTTGCGGACCTTTCGTCGTCTTTTCCACTTTTGTTATATAAGCTTTAATACGGTCGTTGTGCCGATAAGTCTCGTTTGGCATTTGTTCTCCAACAGGCATTAAAGCCTCAACCCGCCCCAAATCGACGTAAATGAAACGATGATCTTGACGCTGAACAATACCCGTCATAATGTCTTCTTCACGATCGATAAAATCGGAATAAATAATGCCCCGTTCTGCTTCTCTTACTCGTTGTGTGACGACTTGCTTCGCTGTTTGAGCAGCGATTCGGCCGAAGTCTCTTGGTGTCACCTCAATTTCCACCACATCATCGACATCATAAAGGGGATTCATTCCTTTAGCTTCGTTCACAGAAATCTCTAACCTTGCATCGAAGACTTCTTCCACCACTTCTTTTCTAGCAAATACTCGAATAACACCCGTTTGTCGATCAATATCTACACGAACATTTTGCGCTGAGTTAAAGTTTCGCTTGTAACCTGTAATTAACGCTTGCTCAATCGCTTCAAGTATAATTTCCTTATCTATCCCCTTGTCCTTTTCAATGGTGGCTAATGCATCCATAAATTCACTATTCATGGCACTCAATTCCCCCTTTCAATTTTAAAAAACGACAGCCAATCTTGCTTTTGCCACTTTATTATAAGGAATGTTCACAGGCACGATTCGGGTCTTTAATTTAGTCTCAATCGTTAAAGTTTCCCCATCAAATTGTGCCAGTTTACCTTCAAAGGCTTTTTCACCATTAATTGGTGCATAAGTCGTTATGAACACATTTTTTCCTATTGCATTTTCCAAGTCTTTTTCTTTTTTTAATGGCCTTTCGGCTCCTGGAGAAGATACTTCCAAATAATAGGCTTGTTCAATAGGGTCGTGCTCATCTAATAACTCGCTTACGCGCTCACTTACTGAGGTACAATCATCCAAATCTACGCCATTATCACTATCGATATAGACTCTCAAAAACCAACTTTTTCCTTCTTTTTGAAATTCTACATCTACAAGCTCCAATGATAGTTCCTCTAGAATTGGTTGAACGAGTTGTTCGACTGTGGATTGAATCGATTCTGCCATAATGTCTACCTCCTTTTCACAAGACAACATGCTAATAGTCATAACACTTTTGTCCTTCTATAAAAAACCACCTCACAACTTACCAGTCATCTTCTTATACTTCCTTCATATGGAAGATTATTAAGTGCAAAAGAAAGAGCGGGTTTCCCCACTCTTTCTGCCGTTGGTTATGAACTGTGTCCTTCAATAATATAACATACTCCGCACCGGCTTGCAAATACCGGTATAACAGCTCACATTAAACATGATCATCCTTTAAAACAGCGATAATTGATTGGATTCAGGCATCCCTTCTAGACAGCCATGCTCATCTAGATTTTCCAAAACCGTTTTTGTAATTTTGCTTCGTTGTCTTAAGTCTTCTTTGGAAAGAAATTCACCGTTTTCACGTGCTTTTTCGATATTTATGGCAGCATTGGTGCCAACACCTGTTAAGGCGTTAAAAGGTGGGATTAATGAGTCCCCATCTACAAGAAATTCCGATGCTTTTGATTTGTACAAATCCACCTTTTGGAAAGAAAATCCTCTTTCACACATTTCCAATGCCAGTTCTAGCACCGTCACAAGGTTTTTTTCTTTTGGCGTGGCCTCAAGGCCTTTTTGGTAGATTTCCTCAATTCGTTTCCGGATAGTGGCCGACCCTCGCGTCATTGTCTCTAGTTCAAAGTCATCTGCTCTCACGGTAAAGTAAGCGGCGTAAAATAAAATAGGGTGATGAACTTTGAAATAAGCAATTCGAATTGCCATGAGAACGTAGGCCGCAGCATGCGCCTTCGGGAACATATATTTTATTTTTAAACACGAGCCGATATACCAGTCTGGTACACCGTGTTTTTTCATTTCCTCTATCCATTCTTCTTGAAGCCCTTTGCCTTTACGAACAAACTCCATAATTTTAAATGCAAGAGAGTCTTCCAGCCCTTTATAAATAAGATAGACCATGATATCGTCCCGACAGCCGATAACATCTTTTAGCACACAAGTACCATTTGCAATAAGGTCTGCCGCATTGTTAAGCCACACATCTGTGCCGTGGGATAGGCCTGAAATTTGGACAAGTTCACTAAAGGTCGTCGGTTTCGTTTCCTCTAGCATTTGGCGCACAAAACGCGTGCCGAATTCTGGTATGCCATATGTCCCTGTCTTACACATAATCTGATCTTCCGTTACGCCTAATGCTTCTGTTCCTCCGAAAAGTTTAAATACTTCAGGGTCATCAACAGGAATGTCTTTAGGATCTATGCCACTTAAATCTTGTAACATACGTATCACGGTTGGATCATCATGACCTAAAATATCCAATTTCAATAAATTATCATGAATTGAATGGAAATCGAAATGAGTCGTCTTCCATTCTGATTCACGATCATCAGCTGGAAATTGAATTGGAGAAAAATCATAAATGTCTAAATGATCTGGAACGACGATGATCCCCCCTGGGTGCTGTCCTGTTGTTCGTTTTACGCCCGTACACCCTGAAACAAGACGGTCTATCTCTGCCCCACGGAGCTGAATTTGTTCATCACTTTCATACCCTTTCACGTATCCATAAGCTGTTTTCTCTGCTACCGTACCTATTGTCCCTGCTCGGTAAACATATTCTTCGCCAAATAATTCCTTCGTGTAATTATGGGCGACAGGCTGATAATCTCCCGAGAAGTTTAAGTCGATATCAGGCACTTTATCCCCTTTAAATCCAAGGAACGTTTCAAAAGGAATATCATGGCCATCCTTTTTATAGGCTGCATCACAGTTTTCACATGATTTATCAGGGAGGTCAAATCCTGAACCGACACTTCCATCGTTAAAGAAATAAGAATGATGACACGACGGGCATACATAATGTGGTGGGAGTGGATTGACTTCCGTGATCTCCATCATGGTAGCAACGAAGCTCGAACCAACTGACCCACGTGAGCCAACAAGATAGCCGTCTTGTAAAGATTTTTTCACTAATTTTTGAGATATTAAATAAATAACTGAAAAGCCATTACTGATTATGCTCGTTAATTCTTTTTCAAGTCGATCCACAACGAGTTGTGGTAACTCTTCACCGTAGATGCTTTTCGCTCTTGTATAACAAATATCGCGAATTTCCTCATCTGCCCCTTCAATATGGGGAGTAAATAAATCATCTGGTACAGGCTTGATCTCATCGATTTCATTAGCAATCGCTTGCGTATTTGTTACGACGACTTCTTTCGCTTTTTCATTCGTTAAAAAGCTGAAGCAATCCAGCATTTCGTCTGTTGAACGGAAATGGACTTGTGGCAATGTTTGCTTATTTAATGGATTTGCCCCGCCTTGGGAAGCAATTAAGATTTTTCGATAAATGTAGTCCTCAGGCTGTAAATAATGAACATTACCTGTAGCGACAACCTTTTTACCGAGTTTATCTCCTAGTGCGATAATGTTTTTAATAATATCTTTGATAGCTAGTTCATCTCTTACAATCTCTTTTTCTACTAGATGATGATAATTGGACGGTGGTTGTATTTCGAGATAATCATAAAATTTGGCAGCTTCTTCAACTTCCTCAGGTGACTTCTGCATCATCGCTTCAAATACTTCTCCTCGATCACATCCTGATCCGATAATTAACCCTTCACGGTGTTTAATGAGTTCAGACCGGGGAATACGAGGCATCCTATAAAAATAATTGATATGCGATAATGAAACAAGCTTATATAAATTTTTTAGTCCAGTGTTATTCTTTGCATAAATAATACAATGAGTTGGACGTTGTTTTTTATAATCGTCAGTAGAGGTCTGTTCATTCAATTGCGCATGGATAGTGATCTCTTTTTCATTCGCATCTTTCACCATTTTCCATAATAGGTGCCCTGTTGCTTCAGCATCATAGATCGCACGGTGATGTGAAACTAGCTCAATGTTAAACTTCTTACAAAGCGTGTTTAAACGATGATTTTTAAAAGTAGGATAAAGCAATCTACCAAGCTCTAGCGTATCAATGACTGGGTTGGGCACTTTATTATAACCGATCCGTTGATATCCTGCGTTCAAGAAGCCCATATCAAAGCTTGCGTTATGTGCCACTAAAATATCGTCACCCATCCACTTATGAAAATCTTTAAGGACATCGTCTACTTCTGGTGCTGTTTCTACCATGTCATCAGTAATTCCCGTTAGGTCAATTATTAGCGGACTTAATTTTTCATGAGGATTTGCGAACGATTCAAATTTATCAATAATTTCTCCATTTTTAACTTTAACAGCAGCTAATTCAATAATCGTATTGTAGACGGCTGATAAACCAGTTGTTTCCACGTCAAAAACGACATATGTGGCGTCCAGCAGCGGTCTGTCCGTTGGATTATAAGCAATAGGAACGCCATCATCAACTAGATTGGCTTCTACGCCATAAAGAATTTTCACATCGTGTTTCTTACCTGCTCCATAAGCATCTGGAAAAGATTGCAAAACGGAATGATCAGTAATTCCGATGGCGTCATGGCCCCATTTTTTAGCTTGTTCTACATAGGCACCCATAGGGGTAACCGCGTCCATTTGACTCATAGGGGAATGTAAATGCAATTCCACACGTTTTTCACCTTCAGGCGCTTTATCTTGTTTTACTGGCGGTGTCACTTGATTAAAATCTTTAGCCATCATGACAAGGTCACGAATGAACGTGTCCATTTGCACACTTCCCCGAACTTTTAACCACATGCCTTTACTAACAGATTCAAAGACGGGAACATCTTCTTTACCATTAGAAAACATTTTAACTGTGAGGGAATCTGTATAATCTGTCACTTTGAAGGTTAGAAGGGTTCTACCGCTCTTTAGTTCTTTCGTTTCAGCTTCAAATACGTAACCTTGAATTGTAATTCTTCGCTCTTCTTCAACGATCGTCCGGATCGGTTGGGGCTCGTCCTTAATCGTTACACCCATCGACACGTCCACTTGATGTTTCAGGTCTTTTGCTTGCTCCTGCTGCTTTTGTTTTTCCATCATCGCTTCAACCACTTTGTGATGATCTTCTTCTTTCTTTTGCTCAGCAAAGCGGGCCATCGCTTCTTGAGATTCTTTTATTGCTACTGCAAGCTCAACTTGTCCAAACCCAAGTTCCTGGCAAACAAGTTGCAAAGGCTCGTTTACACGACGCTGTACCATTTCAGCTTCAGTCTCATTTAAAACAGCAATCGTTATTTTTCGTCCTTCAGTTACAGGTGTTTGTTCTTGCAACCGCCGAATTAATCCGTTTGTTGAAGCCCGTAATGTCTCTACGATAAATGGCCAGTACGCAGCTAAATGGTTTTTCAAATCTACTTCTGCCTCATACGTCAATGTAAAGTCGACGGTTGCAATATGGGCAAGGCTTTGTACGATACGACTTTTGAATACCTCAAACGCTTGGAATGGCAAAACATCCGGCAGGCAAAATTCAAAGTGCCATCGTTTTGTTTTCGTGTAAACGTCAAGCTTATTAATGTGGGCACCTTGTAAGTAATTCGTTATGAGTTCATCAGGCATGACGACTTGTTCCATTAATAGCTTAAAGCGTTCTTGCCTGATTTTCAGCTCGTCGTTCATAATTAACCTCCTTGCTTGACACTTTACGTCATAAGAAAAGCATAGGAGAGGCTGTCTCTTCAGACAATCATTCAAGCTGAGGAGACAACCTCTCTATTAGCTAAATATAGTTCTCTATTGTTTCTAGAAGGTTATCCTGATGCACTTCTAGCATTTCCCCCGTTTTTCGCACTTTTACTTCAACGATTCCCTCTTCAGCTTTTTTCCCAACTGTGAGTCGTAAAGGGAAGCCGAATAAGTCTGCATCTTTAAACTTTACTCCTGGTCGTTCTGCACGGTCATCGTATAGAACCTCATAACGTTTAGCATTTAAACTCTCGTATAATTCTTCTGAAAGCTTTCGTTGTTCTTCTTGCTTAACGTTGACAGGAATAAGATGAATATGAAATGGCGCTACACTTACTGGCCACACGATACCATGTTCGTCATGATGCTCTTCGATAATAGCAGCCACTGTCCGTGAAACACCGATCCCATAAGATCCCATCACCATCGGTTGCGTTTTGCCATTTTCATCAAGGAATTGGGCATTTAGGGCCTCACTATATTTCGTGCCTAGTTTGAAGACGTGCCCCACTTCAATGCCTTCCTTAAATTTAATTGTTCCTTTACCATCCGGAGAAGGATCACCTTCTTGAATATTTCTGAGATCGGCATATTTAGAGACGTTAAAATCACGTCCTGGGTTTACGTTAGTTAAGTGGGCATCTTGTTCGTTTGCACCACAAATAGCATTAACCATCACTTCCACAGCTTTATCAGCAATAATGGTCACTTTTTCACCTACGTTCACTGGCCCTATGTACCCCGGTTCTGTGTTTAACCATTTTTTAGTATCAGCTTCTCCAGCTAATTCAACGGAACGAGCCTCGAATAAATGTTTAATTTTTACTTCATTTACCTGATGATCACCACGAACAAGGACGAGGACAGGTTTTTCATCAACTAAAAATAACATAGATTTAATGCAATCTTCTTTCGTAACAGAAAGAAAATTGGCCACCTCTTCGATCGTCTTCTTACTAGGTGTCTCTACTTTTTCAAGCGCTTTTGGCTGATCAGATGATTTTTCATAAGCCACAGTCACAGGTGCAATTTCGATATTAGCTGCAAAGTCTGATGAATCCGAATAAGCAATCGTGTCTTCTCCCACGGTAGAAAGCACCATAAATTCGTGAGTATCTTTTCCACCCATTGCCCCAGAGTCCGCTACGACAGCCCGATAATTCAACTCACACCGTGTGAATATATTACAATAGGCGTTGTACATCTTTTGATAGCTTTCATCCAGTCCTTCAAAGCTTGTATCAAATGAATAGGCATCCTTCATTAGAAATTCTCGGCCTCTTAAAATACCGAATCTCGGCCTTCTTTCATCACGAAATTTCGTTTGTATTTGATAAACCGTCATCGGAAGCTTTTTGTATGACCGCACGTCATCACGCACGATAGCTGTAATAACTTCCTCATGGGTAGGCCCTAGAGCAAACTCTCTATCGTGTCTATCCTTTATCCGCATGAGTTCAGCCCCATACTCTTCCCATCTTCCTGAAGCTTTCCAAAGTTCAGAAGGTTGAATGGAAGGCAGTAGCATCTCTTGTGCTCCTGCTTTATCCATTTCTTCTCTCACAATATTTTCTACTTTTTTTAACACTTTTAAGCCAATTGGCAAGAAAGAATACACACCTGAGGTACTTTGGCGGATCAAGCCTGCTCTTAACATTAACTGATGACTTTTTACTTCTGCATCACTTGGTATATCACGTAGCGTTTGTGCCAAATACGTACTTTGTCTCAACGATAAGCCACCTCTACTTTCACTAAAATTCTCTTTTTTTAAGAGACATGATTTAAATGAACCAATTCCATCATACAAAATAGATCTGTAAAAAACGGCTCATACAGTGATCTTCCGCTACAGACGGACGCTTTCCCAAGGGCTCGTTTTCAGCTAAATGATACGCTAAACCCTTTTCGCATCATTGAATCTTCAGACGTCGCTTATCCTCAGGGATTCACCGTCTTTTAATGTCAGCCCTTATTTTAAAACGATCGATATAAAACAGTTAACATGGTTCACTTATTCGTGTTGAAAATACAATTTTGCCAGTCATTCACATAAAAAATTTATTAATATCGTTCCACGTGACAACAAGCATTAACAACATGAGCAATGCGAACCCAACAAAGTGTACAAGTCCTTCTTTCTGAGGGTCAATAGGTTTCCCTCTCACAGCTTCCAAACCGATAAAAAGAAGGCGTCCTCCGTCCAAAGCCGGAAGTGGTAATAAATTAATGATCCCGAGGTTAACACTTAGGATGGCAGCCCATTGAAATAGAACT
The Salipaludibacillus sp. LMS25 DNA segment above includes these coding regions:
- the rimP gene encoding ribosome maturation factor RimP, which produces MAESIQSTVEQLVQPILEELSLELVDVEFQKEGKSWFLRVYIDSDNGVDLDDCTSVSERVSELLDEHDPIEQAYYLEVSSPGAERPLKKEKDLENAIGKNVFITTYAPINGEKAFEGKLAQFDGETLTIETKLKTRIVPVNIPYNKVAKARLAVVF
- the infB gene encoding translation initiation factor IF-2, which translates into the protein MKKVRIYEYAKEKNLASKDVIEQLKNLNVDVSNHMSVITEEDIKKLESSQNKSADQRKDGEGSKPKKEEVNKSSKQANPSKKDKNKKNKRSTQQTNQQRQTAGKKVDSKQSTPSKVIYSTPITVGEFAEKLNKEPSEIIKKLMFLGVMATINQELDKDSIDIIAEEFGVEVEEEVIVDETDFRSLTEDDAPEDLQERSPVVTIMGHVDHGKTTLLDSIRHTKVTAGEAGGITQHIGAYQVEENGKKITFLDTPGHAAFTTMRARGAQVTDITILVVAADDGVMPQTVEAINHAKAAEVPIIVAVNKVDKEGANPDRVMQELTEHGLVAEAWGGETIFVNVSALNGTGIDDLLEMILLVSEVEELKANPNKEAMGTVIEAELDRGRGPVATLLVQAGTLNIGDPIVVGNAFGKVRAMVNDLGRRVKTAGPSMPVEITGLNSVPQAGDQFRVFKDEKQARQIGEARATKQREADRKESSRVSLDDLFDQIQQGEIKEINIIVKADVQGSAEAMKGSLEKIEVEGVKVNIIHTGVGAIAESDIILASASNAIVIGFNVRPDVNAKRTAEAEKVEVRLHRVIYDAIEEVESAMKGMLDPEFEEKVIGQAEVRQVFKVSKIGSIAGSYVTEGKITRDSSVRLIRDGVVIFEGDIKDLKRFKDDVKEVARNYECGITLENFNDVKEGDVVEAYIMEEIKR
- a CDS encoding PolC-type DNA polymerase III, which codes for MNDELKIRQERFKLLMEQVVMPDELITNYLQGAHINKLDVYTKTKRWHFEFCLPDVLPFQAFEVFKSRIVQSLAHIATVDFTLTYEAEVDLKNHLAAYWPFIVETLRASTNGLIRRLQEQTPVTEGRKITIAVLNETEAEMVQRRVNEPLQLVCQELGFGQVELAVAIKESQEAMARFAEQKKEEDHHKVVEAMMEKQKQQEQAKDLKHQVDVSMGVTIKDEPQPIRTIVEEERRITIQGYVFEAETKELKSGRTLLTFKVTDYTDSLTVKMFSNGKEDVPVFESVSKGMWLKVRGSVQMDTFIRDLVMMAKDFNQVTPPVKQDKAPEGEKRVELHLHSPMSQMDAVTPMGAYVEQAKKWGHDAIGITDHSVLQSFPDAYGAGKKHDVKILYGVEANLVDDGVPIAYNPTDRPLLDATYVVFDVETTGLSAVYNTIIELAAVKVKNGEIIDKFESFANPHEKLSPLIIDLTGITDDMVETAPEVDDVLKDFHKWMGDDILVAHNASFDMGFLNAGYQRIGYNKVPNPVIDTLELGRLLYPTFKNHRLNTLCKKFNIELVSHHRAIYDAEATGHLLWKMVKDANEKEITIHAQLNEQTSTDDYKKQRPTHCIIYAKNNTGLKNLYKLVSLSHINYFYRMPRIPRSELIKHREGLIIGSGCDRGEVFEAMMQKSPEEVEEAAKFYDYLEIQPPSNYHHLVEKEIVRDELAIKDIIKNIIALGDKLGKKVVATGNVHYLQPEDYIYRKILIASQGGANPLNKQTLPQVHFRSTDEMLDCFSFLTNEKAKEVVVTNTQAIANEIDEIKPVPDDLFTPHIEGADEEIRDICYTRAKSIYGEELPQLVVDRLEKELTSIISNGFSVIYLISQKLVKKSLQDGYLVGSRGSVGSSFVATMMEITEVNPLPPHYVCPSCHHSYFFNDGSVGSGFDLPDKSCENCDAAYKKDGHDIPFETFLGFKGDKVPDIDLNFSGDYQPVAHNYTKELFGEEYVYRAGTIGTVAEKTAYGYVKGYESDEQIQLRGAEIDRLVSGCTGVKRTTGQHPGGIIVVPDHLDIYDFSPIQFPADDRESEWKTTHFDFHSIHDNLLKLDILGHDDPTVIRMLQDLSGIDPKDIPVDDPEVFKLFGGTEALGVTEDQIMCKTGTYGIPEFGTRFVRQMLEETKPTTFSELVQISGLSHGTDVWLNNAADLIANGTCVLKDVIGCRDDIMVYLIYKGLEDSLAFKIMEFVRKGKGLQEEWIEEMKKHGVPDWYIGSCLKIKYMFPKAHAAAYVLMAIRIAYFKVHHPILFYAAYFTVRADDFELETMTRGSATIRKRIEEIYQKGLEATPKEKNLVTVLELALEMCERGFSFQKVDLYKSKASEFLVDGDSLIPPFNALTGVGTNAAINIEKARENGEFLSKEDLRQRSKITKTVLENLDEHGCLEGMPESNQLSLF
- a CDS encoding YlxQ family RNA-binding protein translates to MTQWSSLLGLMQRASKLITGEELVVKAIQNKKAYHVIIASDASENTRKKITDKCHYYKIPYTLFENRLTIGQAIGKSERVAVAIIDKGFATKFRSIIE
- a CDS encoding proline--tRNA ligase, coding for MRQSTYLAQTLRDIPSDAEVKSHQLMLRAGLIRQSTSGVYSFLPIGLKVLKKVENIVREEMDKAGAQEMLLPSIQPSELWKASGRWEEYGAELMRIKDRHDREFALGPTHEEVITAIVRDDVRSYKKLPMTVYQIQTKFRDERRPRFGILRGREFLMKDAYSFDTSFEGLDESYQKMYNAYCNIFTRCELNYRAVVADSGAMGGKDTHEFMVLSTVGEDTIAYSDSSDFAANIEIAPVTVAYEKSSDQPKALEKVETPSKKTIEEVANFLSVTKEDCIKSMLFLVDEKPVLVLVRGDHQVNEVKIKHLFEARSVELAGEADTKKWLNTEPGYIGPVNVGEKVTIIADKAVEVMVNAICGANEQDAHLTNVNPGRDFNVSKYADLRNIQEGDPSPDGKGTIKFKEGIEVGHVFKLGTKYSEALNAQFLDENGKTQPMVMGSYGIGVSRTVAAIIEEHHDEHGIVWPVSVAPFHIHLIPVNVKQEEQRKLSEELYESLNAKRYEVLYDDRAERPGVKFKDADLFGFPLRLTVGKKAEEGIVEVKVRKTGEMLEVHQDNLLETIENYI
- the rnpM gene encoding RNase P modulator RnpM, with the protein product MKKKTPLRKCVITQEMKPKKELIRIVRSPEGEVFIDHTSKKSGRGAYISNDAVVIKEAQKKNALARHLKATVPDSIYEDLLKLSGESRP
- the nusA gene encoding transcription termination factor NusA; protein product: MNSEFMDALATIEKDKGIDKEIILEAIEQALITGYKRNFNSAQNVRVDIDRQTGVIRVFARKEVVEEVFDARLEISVNEAKGMNPLYDVDDVVEIEVTPRDFGRIAAQTAKQVVTQRVREAERGIIYSDFIDREEDIMTGIVQRQDHRFIYVDLGRVEALMPVGEQMPNETYRHNDRIKAYITKVEKTTKGPQIMISRTHPGLLKRLFELEVPEIYDGTVEVKAVSREAGERSKISVHAEDEDVDPVGSCVGPKGQRVQTIVNELKGEKIDIVKWSEDPKIYVANALSPSKVLQVTVNEEEKMTQVVVPDYQLSLAIGKRGQNARLAAKLTGWKIDIKSQTDAEELGLYNADGPLIKEDAYEEADDTQPDWDELERQGKDTSEPIYDNDLMINDEEDQDR